A genomic segment from Chloroflexota bacterium encodes:
- a CDS encoding hydantoinase B/oxoprolinase family protein yields the protein MAAVAFELEVFRHLFASVAEEMGVTVQRSAHSPNIKERRDHSCAVFDHEGQMVAQAAHVPVHLGAMPMAVQAAVDFYDKRAPAAGDVIIVNDPYLGGTHLPDITTVSPVFVGEPLEMWGWVATRAHHADVGGLTPGSMPMSTELFHEGIVIPPLKLVDAGTVDEQLVELICRNVRTPDERRGDLAAQLASHRVGETRLQAFARRYGPSELSRMARELMAYTEQLVVARLRRVPNGEYAFEDFLDDDGRGGPSTPLRVTVTVRDGRLIVDFAGTAAAVPGSLNAPSAITHSAALYVVRCLAGADVPANDGARAVLDVRVPLGTVLNPQPPHAVAAGNVETSQRIVDVLWGALAQALPDEVPAASQGTMNNLVIGGTDPRSGGAYTYYETIAGGSGAGPTRPGTSGVHVAMTNTLNTPIEALELAYPMRARRYALRPGSGGAGAHRGGNGVVREVEMLAPASVTIVAERRRIGPWGLRGGDSGRRGRDRVHRGGRWRDVPGKGTHDLEAGDLVQVSTPGGGGWGANAAD from the coding sequence ATGGCCGCCGTAGCTTTTGAACTCGAAGTCTTTCGCCATCTCTTCGCCTCGGTTGCCGAGGAGATGGGCGTCACCGTGCAGCGCAGCGCGCACTCGCCCAACATCAAGGAGCGGCGCGACCACTCCTGTGCCGTCTTCGACCACGAGGGCCAAATGGTGGCGCAGGCGGCCCACGTGCCGGTGCACCTAGGCGCCATGCCCATGGCGGTGCAGGCGGCCGTCGATTTCTACGATAAGCGGGCGCCCGCCGCGGGCGACGTGATCATCGTCAACGATCCCTATCTCGGCGGCACGCACCTTCCCGACATCACCACCGTGTCACCGGTGTTCGTGGGCGAGCCGCTCGAAATGTGGGGCTGGGTAGCCACTCGCGCCCACCACGCGGACGTCGGCGGGCTCACTCCCGGCTCGATGCCCATGTCCACGGAGCTCTTCCACGAGGGCATCGTCATCCCGCCCCTCAAGCTCGTGGACGCAGGGACCGTCGACGAGCAGTTGGTCGAGCTCATTTGCCGCAACGTGCGCACGCCCGACGAGCGCCGCGGCGACCTGGCGGCCCAGCTGGCCTCGCACCGGGTCGGCGAGACCCGGTTGCAAGCGTTCGCCCGCCGCTACGGACCGAGCGAGCTGAGTCGCATGGCGCGGGAGCTCATGGCCTACACCGAGCAGCTGGTCGTCGCGCGACTGCGCCGCGTGCCCAACGGCGAATACGCGTTCGAGGACTTCCTCGACGACGACGGGAGGGGCGGTCCTTCGACGCCGCTTCGGGTCACCGTCACCGTGCGCGACGGGCGACTCATCGTCGACTTCGCGGGCACGGCGGCGGCGGTGCCCGGATCGCTCAACGCCCCGTCGGCCATCACCCACTCCGCCGCCCTCTATGTCGTGCGCTGCCTGGCGGGCGCCGATGTGCCGGCCAACGACGGCGCCAGGGCCGTGCTGGACGTCCGGGTGCCGCTTGGAACCGTGCTCAATCCCCAACCGCCGCACGCCGTGGCGGCCGGCAACGTCGAAACCTCCCAGCGAATCGTGGACGTGCTGTGGGGCGCCCTCGCCCAGGCGTTGCCGGACGAGGTGCCGGCGGCCAGCCAGGGCACGATGAACAACTTGGTCATTGGTGGAACCGATCCGCGCTCGGGAGGCGCGTATACCTACTACGAGACCATCGCCGGGGGCTCCGGCGCAGGCCCCACGCGACCGGGGACGAGCGGCGTCCACGTCGCTATGACCAACACGCTGAACACGCCCATCGAAGCGCTCGAGCTCGCCTATCCGATGCGCGCGCGGCGTTATGCCCTGCGTCCGGGCTCTGGAGGCGCCGGAGCGCATCGCGGCGGCAACGGCGTCGTGCGCGAGGTCGAAATGCTGGCGCCGGCGTCGGTGACCATCGTGGCCGAGCGTCGTCGAATCGGCCCCTGGGGCCTGCGCGGCGGCGACTCAGGCCGCCGAGGACGGGATCGGGTCCACCGCGGCGGTCGCTGGCGCGACGTTCCGGGCAAGGGCACTCATGACCTGGAGGCGGGCGATCTGGTTCAGGTGTCCACGCCCGGCGGCGGCGGTTGGGGCGCTAACGCCGCCGATTGA
- the thpR gene encoding RNA 2',3'-cyclic phosphodiesterase encodes MRAFVAISYPQDLRVELARRARSLVGDVRDVRCMSAESLHLTLAFLGEVPAHSTDSIRSGLEAATRGRSPFVLRFGGGGTFPTGGEPRVAWVGISGDLDAVRDLQAAVTREMQGIGLRMGARPFSPHVTLARIGRQATLSTRMGVARRFEAARLGTLGAHTVTAVSLFESDLSPAGAVYREVLEVDFDADAPPAAEAERGFRLFNRRR; translated from the coding sequence ATGCGAGCGTTTGTCGCGATTTCCTATCCGCAGGACCTGCGGGTCGAGCTTGCCCGACGCGCGAGATCGCTGGTCGGCGATGTGCGCGATGTGCGCTGCATGTCGGCCGAGAGTCTGCATCTCACCCTGGCGTTTCTTGGCGAAGTGCCGGCCCACTCCACGGACAGCATCCGGTCGGGCCTGGAGGCCGCGACGCGCGGGCGTTCGCCCTTTGTGCTCAGATTTGGCGGCGGCGGCACGTTTCCCACGGGCGGCGAGCCGCGCGTCGCGTGGGTGGGGATCAGCGGCGACCTGGACGCCGTGCGCGATTTGCAGGCCGCCGTCACGCGCGAGATGCAGGGTATCGGCCTGCGCATGGGGGCCCGGCCGTTCAGTCCGCACGTCACGCTGGCGCGGATCGGTCGGCAGGCGACGCTGTCGACGCGGATGGGCGTGGCGCGTCGCTTCGAGGCCGCGCGCCTCGGGACGCTCGGTGCCCACACGGTGACGGCGGTGTCGCTATTCGAGAGCGACCTGTCGCCGGCCGGCGCCGTCTACCGCGAGGTGCTGGAAGTCGACTTTGACGCCGACGCGCCGCCGGCCGCGGAGGCCGAGCGGGGATTTCGTCTATTCAATCGGCGGCGTTAG
- a CDS encoding amidohydrolase family protein — protein sequence MHGAPSPIIDAHTHVVPPEVAADRERFLEADLWFRRLYTNPRRTLATTDDVALEMARSGVDTTVAFGFAWRDPSLCVLNNDYILEQAAAHPESLVPYCVVAPSDLEFSIVEMERCRRRGAVGVGELFPEGQGWNLSDRGALREFVGAVRGLELVLNLHVSEPAGHDYPGKDSTTPAAIWPLIEMAGGEVPIVLSHWGGGAAFYELMPEVRDLTRQIYYDSAASHLLYLPAVFDMMARLAPGRILFGSDFPLMTQRRALRHVRAAGLDADTMAALLGGNARKLGLGGASRLT from the coding sequence ATGCACGGCGCCCCCTCACCAATCATCGACGCCCACACCCACGTGGTGCCCCCGGAGGTCGCGGCCGACCGGGAGCGGTTCCTCGAAGCCGATCTCTGGTTTCGCCGCCTCTACACCAATCCCCGGCGCACCCTCGCCACCACCGACGACGTGGCGCTGGAGATGGCCCGCTCGGGCGTCGACACCACCGTGGCCTTTGGCTTCGCCTGGCGCGATCCGAGCCTGTGCGTGCTCAACAACGACTACATCCTGGAGCAGGCCGCGGCGCACCCCGAGTCGCTGGTGCCCTATTGCGTGGTTGCGCCGTCGGACCTGGAGTTCAGCATCGTGGAGATGGAACGCTGCCGGCGACGGGGCGCCGTCGGGGTGGGCGAGCTGTTTCCGGAAGGCCAGGGCTGGAACTTGAGCGACCGCGGCGCCCTGCGCGAGTTCGTTGGCGCGGTGCGCGGGCTCGAGCTGGTCCTCAACCTGCACGTCAGCGAGCCGGCCGGCCACGACTATCCCGGCAAGGATTCGACCACGCCCGCGGCCATCTGGCCGCTGATCGAGATGGCGGGCGGCGAGGTGCCCATCGTGCTCTCCCATTGGGGCGGCGGCGCCGCGTTCTACGAGCTGATGCCCGAGGTGCGCGACCTCACCCGGCAGATCTACTACGACTCGGCGGCCAGCCACCTGCTGTACCTGCCGGCCGTGTTTGACATGATGGCGCGGCTGGCGCCCGGCCGGATTCTCTTTGGCAGCGATTTCCCGCTGATGACCCAGCGTCGGGCATTGCGTCACGTGCGCGCGGCGGGGCTCGACGCCGACACGATGGCAGCCTTGCTGGGCGGCAACGCGCGCAAGCTCGGGCTGGGCGGCGCCTCTAGATTGACATAA